A single window of Leopardus geoffroyi isolate Oge1 chromosome D4, O.geoffroyi_Oge1_pat1.0, whole genome shotgun sequence DNA harbors:
- the LOC123592747 gene encoding olfactory receptor 1G1-like: protein MSSWGDKGAGNPTSMVTVSGIEVGQHLQILLQFLSLKEISNQTRVSDFLLLGFSAHPEQQPLLFGLFLGMYLVTVLGNLLIIMAIGSDQHLHTPMYFFLANLSFVETCFTCTIVPKVLANILTQRHAISHTGCLVQMYFFMALTLLDDFLLAVMAYDRYVAICLPLHYTTIMCPQRCLLLVAASWLCSHLLASSLTLLMSQFSFCASRAIPHFFCDLLPLLKLACSDTQIFQVMMFAEAALSGVVPLTCVLVSYAHIIHTVLRVPSAGGKHKVFSTCGSHLSVVTLFYGTLFLVYFQPSSTYSAEIGMGASVVYTMVTPMLNPFIYSLRNRDMKGALWRLLGWGRCSTS, encoded by the exons ATGTCTTCCTGGGGAGACAAAGGAGCAGGGAATCCAACATCCATGGTGACAGTGTCAGGGATTGAGGTTGGCCAGCATCTCCAG ATTCTCCTCCAATTTCTCTCCTTGAAGGAAATCAGCAACCAAACCAGGGTCTCTGACTTCCTGCTTCTGGGCTTCTCTGCACACCCTGAGCAGCAGCCTCTCCTGTTCGGACTCTTCCTGGGCATGTACCTGGTCACCGTGTTGGGGAACCTGCTCATCATCATGGCCATTGGCTCTGACCAgcacctccacacccccatgtacttcttcctggccaACCTGTCCTTCGTCGAGACCTGCTTCACCTGCACCATTGTCCCCAAGGTGCTGGCGAACATCCTGACACAGCGCCACGCCATCTCCCACACTGGCTGCCTCGTGCAGATGTACTTCTTCATGGCGCTGACCCTGCTGGATGACTTCCTGCTGGCCGTGATGGCATATGACCGCTACGTGGCCATCTGCCTTCCTCTCCACTACACCACGATCATGTGTCCCCAGCGCTGCCTGCTGCTGGTCGCCGCATCCTGGCTCTGCTCCCACCTCCTGGCCTCCTCGCTTACCCTCCTCATGTCTCAGTTCTCCTTCTGTGCCTCTCGTGCCATCCCACACTTTTTCTGtgatcttctccctctcctcaaaCTTGCCTGTTCAGACACCCAGAtctttcaggtcatgatgtttGCTGAAGCAGCCCTCTCAGGTGTGGTCCCTCTCACCTGTGTCCTGGTCTCTTATGCCCACATCATCCACACCGTCCTCAGGGTCCCCTCTGCTGGGGGGAAGCACAAGGTCTTCTCGACCTGTGGCTCTCACCTGTCAGTGGTTACTCTCTTCTACGGGACGCTCTTTCTGGTGTATTTCCAGCCCTCATCCACCTATTCAGCAGAAATAGGAATGGGGGCATCTGTAGTATATACGATGGTCAcccccatgctgaaccccttTATCTACAGCCTGAGGAATAGGGACATGAAGGGGGCTTTGTGGAGACTCCTTGGCTGGggaagatgttccacatcataa